The region AAACAATTCCTCCCGAACACGGATATCCTGTCAGGGCAGTAATTCCAGACCTCTATTTCTGGAAGAGTGCAAAGTGGGTGGAGGAAGTGGAGTTTCTCGAGGAATATGTGGATGGGTACTGGGAAAGCAGGGGTTATCACAGCGTGGGTGATGCATGGCTTGAGCAGAGAAGGAAGTGACAGGACAAAGTGGATAGTTCTCACTTTCACGATAATTTTCTGGGGTCTCGCATTCACGGCAATCAAACATGCCGTTCAGGTCCTCAGTCCTTTCGAGCTTGCGTTTCTGAGGTTTCTCGTTGCCGATTTTCTTTTCATACTGACCGTGTTTTTTAAGGGATACCGGATCAGGAGAAAAGATATTCCCACGGTTTTCGTTCTCGGCTTTTTTGGAGTTACGGTTTATCACGTCTGTCTGAATGCAGGAGAGATGTACATTCCTTCGGGAATCGCCAGCCTCATCATCTCCACAGCTCCGGTATTCGTTCTTGTTCTCTCTGCCGTGTTTTTGAAGGAAGGGATCACCTACAGAAAGGTTGCAGGCATAGCGATTGCACTGGTTGGTGTTTATGTTCTCTCGAGACCTGACAGTGCCGGTCATCTGATCGGAGTTCTTCTTGTACTTATCTCCACCATCTCAGCTGCAATATATACTGTTCTCGGCAAATCCACCCTGAAAAGGTATTCTTCAGGAGTTTTGACGTCTTACGTAATGCTCTTCGGCTCTGTGCCACTCTCCATCTATGCACCATCGTCATTTGAGAAGCTTCTGGAGCTTGATGCGATCACCATTCTTTCGGTGGTTTTTCTGGGCGTATTCTCAACATACCTCGCCTATCAGGGATGGTATTATGTCCTGAAAAGGGAGGAAGCGTCGAGAGCATCGGTCTTTCTCAATGCAATTCCTGTGGTTTCCATAGTGGCGGGCAGTCTTCTCTTATCGGAGCCGATAACGCTATCGACTCTCGCCGGAGGTGCGATGATACTCGCCGGAATCCTCATTGTGCTGAGGGCAAAAAGTTAAATCCAATTGCCATACATGCCGTCTGTGGATACAATAACCAAATCCTACCTGAAACAAAAATTTTCGGAGTATTATTCCAGAAATGGGG is a window of Geoglobus acetivorans DNA encoding:
- a CDS encoding EamA family transporter, with the translated sequence MGTGKAGVITAWVMHGLSREGSDRTKWIVLTFTIIFWGLAFTAIKHAVQVLSPFELAFLRFLVADFLFILTVFFKGYRIRRKDIPTVFVLGFFGVTVYHVCLNAGEMYIPSGIASLIISTAPVFVLVLSAVFLKEGITYRKVAGIAIALVGVYVLSRPDSAGHLIGVLLVLISTISAAIYTVLGKSTLKRYSSGVLTSYVMLFGSVPLSIYAPSSFEKLLELDAITILSVVFLGVFSTYLAYQGWYYVLKREEASRASVFLNAIPVVSIVAGSLLLSEPITLSTLAGGAMILAGILIVLRAKS